Proteins encoded in a region of the Phosphitispora fastidiosa genome:
- a CDS encoding YheC/YheD family protein — MRLLYIRWIPCQETGVMFLAPKTFQNFKIECRTITLHLGDWKKKLSIKLCDELDENIIGLPNDLTDALTIPETIPYDIKLIGEDIYLGPVIAFFVREGYLSSKRIERWKLYCQNYSQIRGLVYFCTVSGIDMRTKKIRGYYFEPYAKEKGRLKSGIFPFPAVIYRRARINGEVLKKLKIHVDNKIFNARIFNKLEMWEVLSAGGFVHTPYTTTLDGLYSLQMMLTYYNSVYLKPQIGRFGNGIIKIKTTPEGYLFKEKSGAEQWAKDLTQVFQLTQKFKKKGEYIIQQDVSLNFEEKPVDFRVILQKDGSKNWTCSGIIAKVGINRQIHTNNPFSIHLGREALQMIFGLSPEQASEKENEIIRICTEACLLLERAYGYFGDVGIDVVVDKNLKIWVLEINKSHQHDMASYLKEDDPDMFKRVVSRPLEYAKALAGF, encoded by the coding sequence TTGAGATTGTTGTATATACGATGGATTCCTTGTCAGGAAACGGGTGTTATGTTTCTAGCCCCTAAGACTTTTCAAAACTTCAAAATAGAATGCAGGACGATCACTCTCCATTTGGGAGACTGGAAGAAAAAACTTAGTATTAAGCTATGTGATGAATTAGATGAAAATATAATTGGATTGCCTAATGATTTAACCGATGCCTTAACCATTCCTGAGACCATTCCTTATGACATTAAATTAATCGGTGAGGATATCTATCTTGGACCGGTGATTGCTTTTTTTGTAAGAGAGGGGTATCTTTCGTCTAAAAGAATAGAAAGATGGAAGTTGTATTGCCAAAATTATTCGCAGATTAGAGGATTAGTATATTTCTGCACTGTTAGCGGAATTGATATGAGGACAAAAAAAATTAGAGGATATTATTTTGAGCCATACGCCAAGGAAAAGGGTCGTTTGAAATCTGGTATATTTCCTTTCCCCGCAGTTATCTACAGAAGAGCCAGAATAAACGGGGAAGTTTTGAAAAAGCTGAAAATACATGTAGACAACAAAATTTTTAATGCCCGGATTTTTAATAAGTTGGAAATGTGGGAAGTATTGTCTGCGGGCGGATTCGTTCATACTCCTTATACAACCACACTAGACGGGCTTTACAGCCTTCAGATGATGCTTACCTACTATAACTCAGTTTACCTGAAGCCTCAAATAGGGCGCTTTGGAAACGGTATTATAAAAATAAAGACAACACCGGAGGGGTATTTATTTAAAGAAAAATCCGGAGCAGAACAGTGGGCGAAGGATTTAACTCAAGTTTTCCAGTTGACTCAGAAATTTAAGAAAAAAGGAGAATATATCATTCAGCAGGATGTTTCATTAAACTTTGAAGAAAAGCCGGTAGATTTTCGGGTCATTTTACAAAAGGATGGAAGCAAAAATTGGACCTGCTCAGGAATTATTGCCAAAGTTGGTATTAACCGTCAGATCCATACCAATAACCCGTTTTCCATTCACTTGGGCCGCGAAGCCCTCCAAATGATTTTTGGATTAAGCCCCGAGCAGGCTTCGGAGAAAGAAAATGAAATTATCAGGATTTGTACGGAAGCTTGTCTTCTCCTTGAACGTGCTTATGGATATTTTGGAGATGTCGGCATTGATGTGGTTGTGGATAAAAACCTGAAGATTTGGGTTCTGGAAATTAACAAGTCCCATCAGCATGATATGGCCAGTTATCTAAAGGAAGATGACCCCGATATGTTTAAGCGGGTAGTATCCAGACCGTTAGAATATGCGAAGGCATTGGCTGGTTTTTAG
- a CDS encoding exosporium glycoprotein BclB-related protein → MGILGNGSIIPFASGAPVVLTTIAGGLAGTSGLIGFGSSAPTVSALGATIDLSGGPGVLLNMAFSMPRDGMITSIAAFFSTTAALSLVDATVTIRAQLYSSTTPDNIFSPIPGTEVTLTPSLSGLVVAGDISTGLLTGLAIPVAAETRLLMVFSITATGITLLNTVAGYASAGVNIV, encoded by the coding sequence ATGGGGATTTTAGGTAATGGCTCAATTATACCCTTTGCTTCCGGAGCACCGGTCGTACTGACCACGATTGCCGGTGGTTTGGCAGGAACATCCGGTTTAATTGGTTTTGGCTCCTCAGCTCCGACTGTTAGTGCACTTGGTGCAACCATTGATCTCTCCGGTGGCCCCGGTGTATTGCTTAATATGGCCTTTTCTATGCCACGTGATGGGATGATTACATCAATAGCTGCATTCTTTAGTACAACAGCTGCATTAAGCCTTGTCGATGCCACAGTAACCATTAGAGCGCAATTGTACAGTTCTACCACACCTGATAACATTTTTAGTCCGATTCCAGGTACTGAAGTCACATTAACCCCTTCTCTTTCAGGTCTAGTTGTAGCTGGTGACATCAGCACCGGTCTGCTAACAGGCCTGGCAATACCTGTGGCGGCAGAAACCCGCTTATTAATGGTATTCTCTATAACAGCAACAGGCATAACTCTGCTTAATACTGTAGCAGGTTATGCCAGCGCCGGTGTTAATATCGTATAA
- a CDS encoding AraC family transcriptional regulator: protein MLNELNHVIDYIEDHLTDDLSLEIISEYAGVSDYHFRKIFFYLSGLTLSEYIKNRRLSEASMDLLQGDKVTDVALKYGYQSMDGFTRAFKKWSGFLPSDVRKKGISKSFPKLSFIITVKGGINMEFRIEDKPAFNLVGVSKRVPMQFEGVNNEIVKLAKSITDEQKQEMHSLQNIEPYEIINASYEADANFLKEEGDLTHLIGILTTENQVSDLLEKVPVGAYTWAIFPNEGPFPSTLQETMAKIYSEWLLSSNYEVINAPSFSFTKMDEHKKDYAYSEVWIPVRQK, encoded by the coding sequence ATGTTAAACGAATTAAATCATGTGATCGACTATATTGAAGATCATTTAACCGATGATCTATCTCTTGAAATAATTTCTGAATATGCCGGGGTTTCTGACTATCACTTTAGAAAGATATTTTTTTATCTTTCAGGGTTGACGCTTAGTGAATATATCAAAAACAGAAGATTGTCAGAAGCAAGTATGGATTTATTACAAGGAGATAAAGTAACGGATGTTGCTTTGAAATATGGTTATCAGTCAATGGACGGCTTTACTCGAGCATTTAAAAAGTGGAGTGGGTTTTTACCCTCGGATGTAAGAAAAAAAGGCATAAGTAAATCGTTTCCCAAACTTTCATTCATAATAACCGTCAAGGGAGGAATTAATATGGAATTTAGAATTGAAGACAAACCAGCGTTTAATTTAGTCGGTGTAAGTAAACGTGTCCCTATGCAATTTGAAGGTGTTAATAACGAGATTGTAAAGCTTGCAAAAAGCATAACGGACGAACAAAAACAAGAAATGCATTCTCTTCAAAATATTGAACCATATGAAATCATCAATGCTTCTTATGAGGCTGACGCTAATTTCTTAAAAGAAGAAGGAGATTTAACTCATCTGATAGGTATTTTAACGACTGAGAATCAAGTAAGTGATTTATTAGAAAAAGTGCCAGTCGGAGCCTATACTTGGGCAATATTTCCAAATGAAGGACCTTTTCCTTCTACGTTACAAGAAACAATGGCAAAAATATATTCAGAATGGCTTCTTTCTTCCAATTACGAAGTAATAAATGCCCCTTCTTTTTCTTTTACTAAAATGGATGAACATAAAAAAGATTACGCTTATAGTGAAGTTTGGATTCCTGTTCGGCAGAAATAA
- a CDS encoding restriction endonuclease subunit S, translated as MVFEERRIGDLASVTTGLVVKRKQAELPEEIVTTYSMLTLKSFEQDGWLNTDELENFESSEHLDHKYLTKEGDIVIRLSHPNTAIIIDHEQEGYIIPSLFAVIRLSTNVLLPEYLSIYLNSNVMKRFYVKGAIGSAIQIIKTSMLKDAVIRFPNLERQVKIVGLCRLIAKEKKLLSELVEEKFRYYNAVINKMI; from the coding sequence ATGGTTTTCGAAGAGCGAAGAATTGGTGATTTGGCCAGTGTTACGACAGGTTTGGTTGTGAAGAGAAAACAAGCAGAGCTGCCGGAAGAAATAGTTACAACATACAGCATGCTGACTTTAAAGAGCTTTGAGCAAGATGGGTGGCTTAACACCGATGAGCTTGAAAACTTCGAAAGTAGCGAACATCTTGATCATAAGTACCTTACAAAAGAAGGAGACATTGTTATAAGGCTAAGCCATCCTAACACGGCTATAATCATAGATCATGAACAAGAAGGGTATATAATTCCTTCGCTATTTGCAGTTATAAGGTTGAGTACAAATGTTTTGCTCCCTGAGTATCTAAGCATTTATCTCAACAGCAACGTGATGAAACGATTTTACGTGAAAGGTGCTATAGGGTCTGCGATTCAGATAATCAAGACCAGTATGTTAAAAGATGCAGTTATACGGTTTCCTAATCTGGAGCGGCAAGTAAAGATAGTCGGACTATGTAGATTGATTGCTAAAGAAAAAAAGCTGCTATCCGAACTGGTAGAAGAAAAGTTCAGGTATTATAACGCAGTAATTAATAAGATGATTTAG
- a CDS encoding type I restriction-modification system subunit M: MTVKKYTQEEVNGTLWRACDTFRGKIDSSIYKDYVLVMLFLKYVSDIYKENKEELLNKYDNDAEMVERQMRYERFVLDEISTFDYIYDKRNQPEIGEIINKALAHVEEENKTKLRGVFKNIDFNSEAVLGNTKERNAMLKHLLEDFKNLDLRPSRLIGEDVIGNAYEYMISNFASDAGKKGGEFFTPSEVSELLARLVKPQENDRIYDPTCGSGSLLIKAFNKVPNGKAQIYGQERNGQTHSLCRMNMFLHNIDDAKIAWGDTLSNPLHLENDKLMKFQVVVANPPFSLDKWAMGFAGEGNDKEFKMEEGNDPYKRFGWGVPPSSKGDYAFVLHMLHSLAEGGRMGVVLPHGVLFRGASEGKIRKQIIDINLLDAVIGLPSNLFFGTGIPACILVFKPNRAREDVLFIDASGDDYYEKGKNQNKLREEDIQRIVNAYENYQTIDKFAYVATRDEIKENDYNLNIPRYVDTFEEEEMVDMEAVAENISRIKAELAEVEAEMAQYLEELGLS, encoded by the coding sequence ATGACAGTTAAAAAATATACCCAGGAAGAAGTCAATGGTACTTTATGGCGAGCATGTGATACATTCCGAGGTAAAATTGATTCATCAATTTACAAAGATTACGTTCTTGTAATGCTGTTTTTAAAGTATGTGAGCGATATTTACAAGGAAAATAAAGAAGAGCTCCTGAATAAATATGATAATGATGCCGAAATGGTTGAAAGGCAAATGCGCTATGAGCGATTTGTTTTAGATGAAATCTCCACTTTCGACTACATATACGATAAGAGGAATCAACCAGAGATAGGAGAAATCATTAACAAGGCCTTAGCTCATGTGGAAGAGGAAAACAAAACAAAGCTAAGAGGGGTCTTTAAGAATATTGACTTTAACTCCGAAGCAGTGCTTGGAAATACCAAAGAACGCAATGCCATGTTGAAGCACTTGCTAGAGGACTTCAAGAATTTAGATCTAAGACCGTCAAGGCTTATTGGAGAAGACGTTATTGGCAATGCATATGAATATATGATTTCTAACTTTGCTTCTGATGCTGGTAAAAAAGGAGGAGAGTTTTTCACACCTTCTGAAGTGTCAGAACTTTTGGCAAGACTTGTTAAACCGCAAGAGAATGATCGAATATATGACCCAACCTGTGGTTCCGGTTCTTTGCTGATTAAAGCTTTTAACAAAGTGCCCAATGGTAAAGCGCAGATTTATGGCCAGGAGAGAAATGGCCAGACTCATTCACTTTGTAGAATGAACATGTTCCTACACAACATTGATGATGCCAAAATAGCATGGGGTGATACCCTGTCGAATCCACTACACCTCGAAAATGATAAGCTAATGAAATTCCAGGTTGTGGTGGCTAATCCTCCCTTCTCATTAGACAAATGGGCTATGGGTTTTGCCGGGGAGGGCAATGATAAGGAATTTAAAATGGAAGAAGGCAATGATCCATATAAAAGATTTGGCTGGGGTGTCCCGCCATCATCGAAGGGAGATTACGCCTTTGTTTTGCATATGCTGCACTCTTTGGCTGAGGGAGGCAGAATGGGGGTTGTACTTCCTCATGGTGTTCTCTTTAGGGGTGCCAGTGAGGGAAAGATTAGGAAACAGATTATTGATATAAACTTACTGGATGCAGTGATTGGATTACCGTCCAACCTGTTTTTTGGGACGGGTATACCCGCCTGTATCCTGGTATTTAAGCCAAACAGAGCTAGAGAAGATGTTCTTTTCATAGACGCATCAGGTGATGACTACTATGAAAAAGGGAAAAATCAAAATAAACTCAGAGAAGAAGACATTCAGAGAATAGTTAATGCCTATGAAAATTACCAGACCATAGATAAATTTGCTTACGTGGCCACCCGAGATGAAATCAAAGAGAACGACTATAACCTGAACATTCCTAGATATGTAGACACCTTTGAAGAAGAAGAAATGGTGGATATGGAGGCAGTGGCTGAGAATATTTCACGGATAAAGGCGGAGCTTGCCGAAGTAGAGGCAGAAATGGCCCAGTATCTTGAAGAATTAGGGCTGTCATAA
- the dinD gene encoding DNA damage-inducible protein D produces the protein MSEVIKSSSQSFEEIKHFTEDGIEFWYARELATVLDYRSWDKFTNVIEKAKDSCGNSGQDIEDHFSRVGKMVELGSGAQREIEDIMLSRYACYLVVQNGDPRKEVIALGQTYFAVKTREREIEEEFEQLNEDQKRLAIRNEMTNHNKSLAEAAHMAGIDHPKDYAIFQNKGYQGLYGGLGVKDIHKRKRLKKSQKILDHMGSTELAANLFRATQTDEKIRRENIKGKSVANRTHFEVGQKVRKTIEELGGTMPEELPTPEKSVRQIEKELEKKKVLVGGKE, from the coding sequence ATGAGTGAAGTGATCAAGAGCTCTAGCCAAAGCTTTGAGGAAATAAAGCATTTTACCGAGGATGGTATAGAGTTCTGGTACGCTAGAGAGTTAGCGACAGTGCTGGACTATAGAAGTTGGGATAAGTTTACTAATGTCATTGAAAAGGCAAAGGATTCTTGCGGAAACAGTGGACAAGACATAGAAGACCATTTTTCCCGCGTGGGAAAAATGGTTGAACTAGGCTCAGGAGCTCAACGGGAAATAGAAGATATAATGCTATCCCGCTATGCCTGCTATCTGGTAGTACAAAATGGTGACCCAAGAAAAGAGGTCATAGCTTTAGGACAGACATATTTTGCTGTCAAAACCCGTGAACGAGAGATAGAGGAAGAGTTCGAACAATTAAATGAGGACCAGAAGCGTCTTGCTATTCGAAACGAGATGACAAATCATAACAAGTCGTTGGCAGAGGCCGCCCACATGGCAGGGATTGATCACCCAAAAGATTATGCAATCTTTCAAAATAAGGGCTACCAGGGGCTTTATGGAGGACTTGGAGTGAAGGATATTCATAAACGAAAGCGCTTGAAAAAGAGTCAAAAAATTTTGGACCATATGGGAAGTACAGAGCTGGCAGCCAATCTCTTTAGAGCAACTCAAACCGATGAAAAAATCCGACGGGAAAATATAAAAGGAAAATCCGTTGCCAATAGAACCCATTTTGAAGTTGGGCAAAAGGTGAGGAAGACTATTGAAGAGCTTGGGGGCACAATGCCTGAGGAACTGCCAACACCGGAGAAAAGTGTCAGGCAAATTGAAAAAGAACTGGAAAAGAAAAAGGTGTTGGTGGGTGGTAAAGAGTGA
- a CDS encoding restriction endonuclease subunit S: MRQEIKDRIEKIRNGEVPEGYKEVGNNLIPFEWKLDKTLNLIKRIRKPVSVELAQKYRQIGIRSHGKGIFYKDEVSGEQLGNKAVFWVEPDCFIVNIVFAWEMAVAKTTINERGMIASHRFPMYKPVLNLLDLDYLTYYFKSNQGRTLLELASPGGAGRNKTLGQTEFLELNIPVPSLPEQQKIAFILSTWDKAIELKEQLIEQKREQKRGLMKKLLTGEMRLPGIHGKWEEVRLGDVADMHSGGTPKSTISEYYDGDVPWVSIADMTKRGKYIEYTERNISKLGLENSSAKLYPKGTVLYAMYASIGECSISKIELTSSQAILGIRPKKHLNNEFLYYYLFSMKEKLKLNGQKGTQSNLNTGIVKDLKIVLPEIDEQMAIVNILLTSDKGIELLEQELEALKLQKKGLMQLLLTGIVRVQN; the protein is encoded by the coding sequence GTGAGACAGGAGATAAAGGATAGGATTGAGAAGATAAGAAATGGGGAAGTGCCTGAAGGGTATAAGGAAGTAGGGAACAATTTAATTCCTTTTGAATGGAAACTGGATAAAACCTTGAATTTAATTAAAAGAATTAGAAAGCCTGTTTCAGTAGAGCTTGCTCAAAAGTATAGACAAATAGGAATCAGGTCTCATGGAAAAGGGATTTTTTATAAAGATGAGGTGAGCGGCGAGCAACTTGGAAATAAAGCGGTTTTTTGGGTAGAACCAGACTGTTTTATTGTTAACATTGTTTTTGCATGGGAAATGGCAGTGGCAAAGACGACTATTAACGAAAGGGGTATGATTGCTTCGCACCGTTTTCCAATGTATAAACCTGTACTAAACTTATTGGATTTAGATTACTTGACATATTACTTTAAATCTAACCAAGGGAGAACTCTTCTTGAGCTGGCTTCACCAGGGGGGGCTGGTCGAAATAAAACATTAGGCCAAACTGAATTTTTGGAGTTAAATATACCCGTACCGTCTCTTCCAGAACAACAAAAAATCGCTTTTATCCTCTCTACATGGGACAAAGCCATCGAACTTAAGGAGCAACTCATTGAACAAAAGAGAGAGCAAAAACGAGGGCTGATGAAGAAACTTTTGACTGGTGAAATGAGATTGCCAGGCATTCACGGTAAGTGGGAGGAAGTTAGGTTAGGCGATGTAGCCGATATGCATAGTGGTGGTACACCCAAATCTACAATTTCTGAGTATTATGATGGAGATGTTCCCTGGGTGTCCATCGCGGATATGACAAAGAGAGGTAAGTATATTGAGTATACCGAGCGCAATATCAGTAAACTAGGATTGGAGAATAGTTCAGCTAAGTTATACCCTAAAGGAACGGTGTTATATGCAATGTACGCCTCAATAGGTGAATGTAGCATATCGAAAATAGAGCTAACCTCAAGTCAAGCTATACTTGGCATTAGACCAAAGAAACATTTAAATAACGAATTTCTATATTATTACCTATTTTCGATGAAAGAAAAGTTGAAGTTAAACGGTCAAAAAGGTACTCAATCTAATTTGAACACTGGGATCGTAAAAGACTTAAAAATTGTATTGCCTGAAATTGATGAGCAGATGGCAATTGTAAATATTCTATTAACTAGCGACAAAGGAATAGAGCTTCTTGAACAAGAACTTGAAGCCCTAAAGCTCCAGAAAAAAGGACTAATGCAATTATTATTAACAGGCATAGTCAGAGTTCAGAACTAG
- a CDS encoding type I restriction endonuclease subunit R yields MNRAKDYDEMNISQIPALEVLKKLGYIYLPPDIAESMRGNLYNVILKDILYTKLKELNGFEYKGKRYKFSEKNINQAILDLDEALTDGLIKTNEKIYDSLALGRSYPERLPDVDGTKSFNLNYIDWNHPENNVFHVVEEFSVEREDGQGTIRPDIVLFINGIPFGVMECKKASISIAQGISQMVRNQSKEYAPHLFKFIQIVMATNKNETQYATTGTPKRFWSIWKEDEQFEEYGWFKAELAKTVEGRIPTTQDKNIVSLFHPKRIVELMRYFTLFDKNVKKISRYQQYFAIKGIIKTIKETDKNGNRQSGVIWHSQGSGKSLTMVMLARFILTELADVHPQVLVITDRIELDSQIHKTFNHSRIKAERATSGRNLVDLINNNGADIITSLVHKFDTASKHQKPVLSKNIFVLIDESHRTQYGELHIKMKKVFPAACYLGFTGTPLMKKEKSTMNKFGSRMIHKYTIKDGVEDGAIVPLLYEGRLVEQTVNRNAIDKRIEMIIRNLNEKQAEELKNKWSRFEAIASSEQRIRLIADDIFVHFDKFYKGTFAKAMLATASKFDAIRYQEAFEEFDDISTAVVISSPDQREGYEEVDEEPKDRVIKFWNKLMEGYSDPHKYEEHIKSEFVDGDELDILIVVDKLLTGFDAPRASVLYVDKPMKEHTLLQAIARVNRLYDGKDFGLIVDYRGLIEELDSAMKTYSGAGLENFDGKDIEGALVDVINIVGKLREAYSNVAAIFKGIKNKSDKEEYETILADEGIRDEFYNELCQFGKYLGIALESEHVYNALGEKDIALYKKELKFYQELRASVKLRYSDTIDHKEYEPKMRNLMDTYIAAEDVIQITAPVDILNEKEFSDELMRLGSPMAKADAIRTRMTKRINEKWDENPAYYKKFSERIEEIINQYKEKRISEAEYLEKMHTVMEDFRKGYSGTVYPEKIKHNVHAQAFYGVIREVLEDENLCSANAGDVVKETKEIYNYENILADIATDIDIIIERHSKVDWHDNPDVHKRISQEIDGLLYLCKKKHFPELSFSQIDRIIENIKTVALRRY; encoded by the coding sequence ATGAACAGAGCCAAAGACTATGACGAAATGAATATATCCCAAATACCTGCACTAGAGGTCCTAAAAAAACTTGGCTATATTTATTTACCGCCGGACATAGCTGAATCAATGCGCGGTAATCTATATAACGTCATTCTAAAGGACATTCTTTATACTAAATTAAAAGAACTTAACGGTTTCGAATACAAGGGGAAACGTTATAAGTTCTCAGAAAAGAATATCAACCAAGCCATCTTAGACCTCGATGAGGCTTTAACAGATGGTCTAATCAAAACAAATGAAAAAATCTATGATTCCTTAGCCCTTGGAAGAAGTTATCCTGAAAGACTGCCTGATGTGGATGGCACGAAATCCTTTAACCTAAACTACATTGACTGGAACCATCCGGAAAACAATGTTTTTCATGTAGTGGAAGAGTTTAGTGTAGAACGAGAAGATGGTCAGGGAACCATTCGGCCTGATATTGTGCTGTTTATCAATGGGATTCCCTTTGGAGTAATGGAATGTAAGAAGGCTTCTATCTCCATTGCACAAGGCATCAGCCAGATGGTGAGAAATCAAAGTAAAGAGTATGCTCCTCATCTTTTTAAGTTCATTCAGATTGTTATGGCTACCAATAAGAATGAAACCCAATATGCTACCACAGGTACACCAAAAAGGTTTTGGTCTATTTGGAAAGAAGATGAGCAATTTGAAGAGTACGGTTGGTTTAAGGCTGAACTTGCAAAGACAGTGGAAGGCAGGATCCCTACCACTCAGGATAAGAATATCGTGTCTCTTTTTCACCCTAAACGGATCGTGGAATTAATGAGGTATTTCACGCTTTTTGATAAGAACGTAAAGAAAATTTCCCGCTATCAACAGTATTTTGCCATTAAAGGAATAATTAAGACGATAAAAGAGACTGACAAAAATGGTAACCGGCAATCAGGGGTTATCTGGCATTCCCAAGGATCGGGCAAGTCTTTGACCATGGTCATGCTTGCACGATTTATCCTTACCGAGTTGGCTGATGTGCACCCTCAGGTATTGGTAATCACAGATCGTATTGAACTTGACAGCCAAATCCATAAAACCTTTAACCATTCCAGGATTAAGGCGGAAAGAGCTACAAGCGGCAGGAACTTAGTTGATTTAATTAATAATAATGGAGCGGATATCATTACTTCCCTGGTACATAAATTTGACACAGCATCCAAGCACCAAAAACCTGTTTTGTCTAAGAATATATTTGTTTTAATTGATGAATCCCATAGAACTCAATACGGAGAACTGCACATTAAAATGAAGAAGGTGTTCCCTGCTGCCTGCTATCTTGGCTTTACCGGAACACCACTAATGAAAAAAGAAAAGAGCACCATGAATAAGTTTGGCAGCAGAATGATCCATAAGTATACTATCAAAGACGGAGTTGAAGATGGTGCCATTGTGCCCCTTCTATATGAAGGCAGACTAGTAGAACAGACTGTAAATAGAAATGCTATTGATAAACGTATTGAAATGATTATCCGTAATCTTAATGAAAAGCAAGCAGAAGAACTCAAAAATAAATGGAGCAGGTTTGAAGCAATTGCCTCATCAGAACAAAGGATCAGGCTCATAGCTGATGATATTTTTGTTCACTTCGACAAGTTTTATAAAGGGACTTTTGCAAAAGCCATGCTAGCTACGGCTTCAAAGTTTGATGCAATACGTTATCAAGAAGCCTTTGAGGAATTTGACGATATCAGTACCGCCGTTGTTATTTCTTCACCGGATCAACGTGAAGGGTATGAAGAAGTTGACGAAGAGCCAAAGGATAGAGTTATCAAGTTTTGGAATAAACTAATGGAAGGTTACTCTGATCCACATAAATATGAAGAGCATATAAAAAGTGAGTTTGTTGATGGTGATGAATTGGACATCTTAATCGTCGTTGACAAACTTTTGACGGGTTTTGATGCCCCGAGAGCATCTGTACTTTATGTAGATAAGCCAATGAAGGAGCACACCTTGCTTCAAGCCATAGCCAGGGTTAACCGGTTATATGATGGGAAAGACTTTGGGCTTATTGTCGATTACCGGGGACTAATCGAAGAACTGGACTCAGCGATGAAAACATATTCCGGAGCCGGACTTGAAAATTTTGATGGTAAAGACATCGAGGGAGCACTGGTAGATGTTATAAATATCGTTGGTAAGCTTCGGGAGGCTTATTCTAATGTAGCTGCTATTTTTAAAGGAATCAAGAATAAATCAGACAAGGAAGAATATGAAACTATCCTTGCCGATGAGGGGATTAGAGATGAATTTTATAATGAGCTTTGCCAGTTTGGTAAGTATTTAGGGATAGCCCTTGAGTCTGAGCACGTTTATAATGCTCTTGGGGAAAAGGATATTGCACTATATAAAAAAGAGCTTAAGTTTTATCAGGAGCTTAGAGCGTCTGTAAAGCTAAGATATTCCGATACCATTGATCATAAAGAATACGAACCTAAAATGAGAAATCTTATGGACACCTATATTGCAGCAGAAGATGTTATTCAGATTACGGCGCCGGTGGATATCCTTAACGAAAAAGAATTTAGTGATGAGCTCATGAGGTTGGGTTCGCCCATGGCGAAAGCAGATGCTATTCGTACAAGGATGACCAAGCGTATCAATGAAAAGTGGGACGAGAACCCTGCTTATTATAAAAAATTCTCAGAACGCATTGAAGAGATTATTAATCAATATAAAGAAAAACGAATCTCAGAAGCAGAATACCTTGAGAAAATGCATACCGTTATGGAGGACTTTAGGAAAGGTTACTCGGGGACGGTTTATCCGGAAAAAATTAAACATAATGTTCATGCTCAAGCCTTTTACGGTGTTATCAGGGAAGTCCTGGAAGACGAGAACCTATGTAGTGCAAATGCCGGCGATGTTGTAAAGGAAACTAAAGAAATATATAATTATGAAAACATTTTAGCTGACATTGCTACTGATATTGATATTATTATCGAAAGACACAGTAAAGTTGATTGGCATGATAACCCGGACGTACATAAAAGAATATCTCAGGAAATTGATGGATTACTCTATTTATGTAAAAAGAAGCACTTCCCGGAACTATCCTTTAGCCAGATTGACAGGATTATTGAAAACATAAAAACCGTTGCACTTAGACGATATTAA
- a CDS encoding M48 family metallopeptidase, with amino-acid sequence MEKHKIIYNGKTIEFELQRKKVKNINLNVKPDMTIAVSANENVPLTYILDFVKGKAPWIIKNVSYFKDVQPEHNTRKDYVSGEGFKYLGKQYRLEVEEVDSNEPEHVRYYQGFIVLQVKDKKNYKRKEKLINIWFREKAEINFKESLDRVYPMIEKYGIKRPAIDIRTMKARWGSCIKDKNIIMLNYELIKAPKFCIDYVVLHELIHFKYRNHDGQFYNFMTSLMPDWKQRKEILDEEVVREL; translated from the coding sequence GTGGAAAAGCATAAAATTATATACAACGGAAAAACAATTGAATTTGAGTTACAGCGAAAAAAGGTAAAAAACATAAATTTAAATGTAAAGCCCGACATGACAATTGCAGTTTCAGCCAATGAGAATGTTCCGCTTACTTACATCCTTGATTTCGTTAAGGGCAAGGCCCCCTGGATAATAAAAAACGTCAGCTATTTTAAAGATGTTCAACCAGAGCATAACACCAGGAAAGACTACGTTAGTGGCGAAGGCTTTAAGTATCTTGGCAAGCAGTACCGCCTTGAGGTTGAGGAAGTGGATTCAAATGAGCCTGAGCATGTTAGGTATTATCAGGGGTTTATAGTCCTTCAAGTTAAAGATAAGAAAAACTATAAGCGAAAAGAAAAACTCATAAATATTTGGTTCAGAGAGAAGGCTGAAATTAACTTTAAAGAGAGTCTGGACCGCGTATACCCAATGATCGAGAAGTATGGCATAAAGAGACCCGCAATTGATATTAGAACCATGAAAGCCAGATGGGGTTCTTGCATAAAAGATAAGAACATCATCATGCTTAACTATGAGCTGATTAAGGCACCAAAATTCTGTATTGATTATGTAGTTCTTCACGAGTTGATACACTTTAAATATCGAAATCACGATGGACAATTTTATAATTTCATGACCTCTCTGATGCCCGACTGGAAACAAAGAAAAGAAATTCTGGATGAAGAAGTTGTCAGAGAGCTTTAA